Below is a window of Candidatus Krumholzibacteriia bacterium DNA.
GCTTCGAGTTCCTCCTCGCCCACCACGAGCCCGTCACGCTTGGCCTGGGCCACCATGAGCTTGACCTCGATCAAGCGGTCGAGCATCCGCTGGCGGACCGCGCCCGCGTCGTCGGGCGGCTCCTGGCCCATCGACTGCAGCTCGAACAGATAGCTCTCGATCTCGCGTTCGAGATCACTGAGCAGGATCGGCTCCTCGTCGACGACCGCGACGATGCGGTCGACCAGCTGCGGTGACCCGCCCGCCGGCGGAGAGGTCTCCTGGCCGGAGGCCGGGTAGCACAACAGCAGAAGGGTCGCGAAGGACAGTACGAGCGAACGGGTCATGATCTATCGTCCGAAGTTCACGGGAATGCCCTGCGGGTCTTCTTCCTCGACCGGGGCGTAGGTCGCCTTCATCAGGTGCTCGGGGGAGGTCTCGACCCCGTAGTCCGTCCGCCACTCGGCGACCTTCTCCTGGAAGAGCTCTTCTTCCTTGATGCCGCGGACCCGACGACCGACGTCCGAGCGGACCTCGTCGAGCAACGGCTCCTCGCGGGGGAGGAGTGTCTCGAGGCGGGCCAGCGCCCACTGACCGTCACCGATCTGGGTCGGCGAGGAGATGTCACCCTCGGACTGCAGACCGAAGGCGATGTCGCGGAACGGAGTCTCTGCATTCGGGGTCACGACGCCGAATTCTCCCCCGTTCGTCTTGATGTCGCTCTCGATGCAGTACTTCTCGACGGCTTCCTCCCAGGACATGCCACCCTGCACGTCGATGCGGGCGGAAATGGCGTCGGTCTCGGTCGCGGCGACCAGGGCGACGATCTCGCGACGCTCGGGCTTGATCCAGTCGTCGGAGTGCTCGGCCCAGTAGGCCTCGATCTCCTCGGCCGAGACCTTGACCTCGTCGGAGACGAGTTCGCGGTGCAGCCGCGTGACCATGGCCTGCTCCCGCCGGTTCTTGTACGCGTCCTGGATGGCCGGATCCTCCAGATAGCCCCGGGCCTCGGCCTCGATCGGCATCAGGTAGCGGATCGCGTCCTCCTTGAGCATGCGACGGAAGGTGCCCACCCCGCGCTCCTTGCGCGGACGTCCGAACACGCTGCTCTCGTTGAAGATGTCGACGTACTCGCGCAGATCGATCGTGCGGTCGGCGTAGCTGATCAAAACCTCGTCGTAGTACCTCGAATCGATCACCAGGGGCTCGAGTTCCTCCTGCGGTGTCGGCGGCTGCAGCGAAGCGTCCGGCGGCAGCGCGTCCCAGACGATCTTCATGGCCTCGTCGTTGATCGTCAGAGCGTACTTCTCGAAGACCTGATCGATGAACTCGACCTTGAGCAGCGCGCTCTCCTGCTTGATCACGCTCTCGCGCACGCGATCGCGGATCTCCTCGAGGGGCGGAACGCGCTGCATCGACACCTCGTCGACCCGGATCAGGAACCAACCGTAGATGGAATCGATCGGATCGCTGACCTGGCCCGTGGGGAGCTGGAAGACCTCGTACTCGAGGTCGTCGGCGATCGTGCCGTAGGTCATGGCGAGCGAGTAGTCGTCGGTCTGCTGATTCGGCGCGCCGGCCTCGAGACGCCGGGCCACGTCGTTCCAGTTCTCGCCACCCTCGACCAGGCGCTTGGCCTCCCACGCTTCCTCTTCCCAGTCGAAGAGCATGTAGCTCACGTCGAGCTTGCGCGGGAACTTCTCGTAGTAGTCGAGAATGTCCTCTTCGGTCGGGTCCTGCGCCGGGGCTTCGACGTCCTCGCTCATCTTCTGGACAGCCTTGAGCCGGGTCACCATCTCGGCCTGCTCGTCGGCACTGCCGTCGGCGTCCATGCCCAGCTCCTCGGCCTTCATCGCCATGACCTCTTTGTTGATCATGACGTCGAGGACCTCTTCACGGCCTTGCTGGGTGTTGATGTCCGAGGGGATGAACTTGGGGTCCATCCGGTTCATCGTGCGCTCGAAGTAGTCGAGCATGATCGTGCGGTCCCCGACGCGGGCGACCTCGATCTCGCTCTTCTCCGGGGACGAACACCCGATCGCGCCGGCAGCGACGAAGGCGGCGGCCAGGGCGACCAGACGGCGAGGGGAAGGGAAGTGGGGCGACATGGTGTTCCTTCCTGGATTCTCTCGAACGATGACGAAGACGGGAAAACGGGTTCCGGACGGATCGGTCCGGCTCAGGACCGCGACGGGACGCCGTCGGTGCCGGCCGCGCGCAGGGCATCGACCAGACGCGCGCTGACGACCAGGGCCGCGGGCAGCCACTGATCGCGCCCGACCTCGGCGGTCATCTGCAGTCCCTGGACGGCATTGAACGTCAACCGGGGCAGGCCGGTTCCACCGAGCAAGCTCTTGAGAATACTGGATTTCGGGGCCTGGTCTCCAGCGAAAGTGAAGCGAACCCCCTTCCGGAGGCCCTTCACCTCCTCCACGCCGGCCTCGAGACAGCGGAGCTTCAGGCGGGTGATGTCGAGAAGGGCCTGCAGCGGTTCGGGAGCAGGACCGAACCGGTCGCGCAGCTCCTCGGCGATCTCGTCGAGCCCGTGCTCGTCGGTGACCCGGCCGAGTTCGCGGTACCAGCGGATCTTGACCTCGGGGTCGGCCATGGTCTCGTCGGGCAGGTAGGCCGACACCCGCAGGTCGACCTTCACGTCCTGCAGGCGCGGCAGGCCCTCGCCCTTGAGAGAGCGGATCTCCTCCTCGAGCATCTTGCAGTAGAGGTCGAAGCCGATCGTGGCCATGTGGCCCGACTGGTTCTCGCCGAGGATGTTGCCCGCCCCGCGGATCTCGAGGTCGCGCATGGCCAGGTGGTAGCCGCTGCCGAGGTCGGTGAACTCCTGGATCGCCGACAGGCGCGCCCGGGCCTCGCGCGTGAGTTGCTGGCCCGACGGCACCATGAGGTAGGCGTAGGCCTGGTGGCGGCTGCGGCCCACCCGGCCGCGGAGCTGGTGCAGCTGAGACAGTCCGAAGCGATCGGCGCGGTCGATCAGGATCGTGTTCACGTTCGGCATGTCGAGGCCGCTCTCGATGATCATCGTGGTGACCAGGACGTCGGCCTCGCCCTCGACGAACTCCTTCATGATCGATTCGAGCCCGGTCTCGTGCATCTGCCCGTGCGCGGCCAGCACGCGGGCCTCGGGCACGATCTTCTCGACCATGGCCCGCACCGCGTCGATGGTCTCGACCCGGTTGTGCACGAAGAAGACCTGCCCGCCGCGGTGCATCTCGCGGCGCAGGGCCTCGGCGACCATTTCCTCGGAGAAGGGCACGACCTCGGTGTTGATCGGCAGGCGCTCGCGCGGCGGCGTGGCGATGATCGACAGGTCGCGCGCGCCCATCAGCGCCAGGTGCAGCGTGCGCGGGATCGGCGTGGCGCTCAGCGTGAGCACGTCGACCTCCTTGCGCAGCTGCTTGAGCTTCTCCTTGTGGCGCACCCCGAAGCGCTGTTCCTCGTCGACCACGATCATCCCGAGATCGCGGAACTGCACGTCTCGACCGAGCAGCCGGTGCGTTCCCACGAGGACGTCGACCTTGCCCTCCTTCGCGCGCTTCAGTACCTCCTTCTGCTGCTTCGGCGTGCGGAAGCGGCTGAGCACCTCGACCGTCACCGGGAACTCGCGGAGGCGCTGGGCGAAGGTCTCGCGGTGCTGTTCGGCCAAGATCGTGGTCGGGCACAGCACCGCGACCTGCTTGCCCTCCTGCACCGCCTTGAAGGCGCCGCGCATGGCGACCTCGGTCTTGCCGAAGCCCACGTCGCCGCAGATCAGGCGATCCATGGGACGTGGGGTCTCCATGTCGCGCTTCATGGCCTCGGCGGCGGCCAGCTGGTCGCGGGTCTCCTCGTGGACGAAGGAGTTCTCCATCTCGCGCACGAGGTGCGTGTCGGGGGAGTAGGCGTGGCCCGGCAGGGTCTGACGGCTGGCGTACAACGACAGCAGCTCCTGGGCCACCGCCATGATCGCCTTGCGCGCGCGCTTCTTCTGACGCTCCCACGTCGCCCCACCCAGCTTGTGCAGCTGGACCTCCTGGTCGTCGGGCACGTCGTAGCGCTCGACCAGGTTGAGCTTGTCGGTGGGCAGGTACAGGCGATCGCCGCCGGCGTACTCCAGCAGCAGGCACTCGGCCTCGGCGTCGTCGACCTCGATCACCCGCAGGCCCAGGAAGCGGGCCACGCCGTGGTCCACGTGCACACAGTGGTCGCCGGGCTTGAGCGCCTGGGCATCGGCCACGCGGCCGGTGCCGCGGAAGCGTGTCCTGCGGCCCGCGCGCCGTGTGCGCTGGAAGAGTTCGTGGTCGGTCCAGAGCGCGACCCCGGCGTCCTCCCAGACGAAGCCCGCGTGCAGCGACCCCACCTCGAGGGCGGGGCGGGCCGCGAGCCCGTCGGGCGCGGTCTCGTCGAAGAGTTCGGCGAGTCGCCCGGCCTGCGCGCGGTTGTCGCAGAACAGCACCGTGTCGACGCCCTGATCGGCGTGGCGGGCGACGTCGGTGAGCAGCTCGGCCACGCTGCCACGGTGGGACGGCTGCGGATGGGTCCGCACCTGCAGCACCGCCTGCTTCGCGGGCGGGCCCACCGGTCCCTCGACGTTCCCCGGGAGGACCACGTCGCCCATCCACACGTGGCGCAGGACGGCCGACTTTCGTCGCAGCTCGCCCACGGGAGCGATCAGCTCCTCCTCTCGCGGGACGGGATCGCCCCGCTGCAGCCGGTCCAGACGACCGCGGTGGGTCTCCTCGTCGAGCACCTGTTGCCGCTCGCCGAGATCCTCGGGGTCGATCCACACGACCGCGTCACCCTCGGTCAGGTAGTCGAGGTAGCTGGCCTGCGGGTGGAACAGCGGCGCCAGACCCTCGATGCCCGGGAAGTGCAGGCG
It encodes the following:
- a CDS encoding peptidyl-prolyl cis-trans isomerase; amino-acid sequence: MSPHFPSPRRLVALAAAFVAAGAIGCSSPEKSEIEVARVGDRTIMLDYFERTMNRMDPKFIPSDINTQQGREEVLDVMINKEVMAMKAEELGMDADGSADEQAEMVTRLKAVQKMSEDVEAPAQDPTEEDILDYYEKFPRKLDVSYMLFDWEEEAWEAKRLVEGGENWNDVARRLEAGAPNQQTDDYSLAMTYGTIADDLEYEVFQLPTGQVSDPIDSIYGWFLIRVDEVSMQRVPPLEEIRDRVRESVIKQESALLKVEFIDQVFEKYALTINDEAMKIVWDALPPDASLQPPTPQEELEPLVIDSRYYDEVLISYADRTIDLREYVDIFNESSVFGRPRKERGVGTFRRMLKEDAIRYLMPIEAEARGYLEDPAIQDAYKNRREQAMVTRLHRELVSDEVKVSAEEIEAYWAEHSDDWIKPERREIVALVAATETDAISARIDVQGGMSWEEAVEKYCIESDIKTNGGEFGVVTPNAETPFRDIAFGLQSEGDISSPTQIGDGQWALARLETLLPREEPLLDEVRSDVGRRVRGIKEEELFQEKVAEWRTDYGVETSPEHLMKATYAPVEEEDPQGIPVNFGR
- the mfd gene encoding transcription-repair coupling factor, with the protein product MEPAENVRGPAPGGIDDWLDGLGGVDGLLGRADQDLAISGLLGGAPGYALAGLYRESEGVWLIVAPDLARAEALVDDLNTFDVAPVHYLPELEILPFDRKSPTRDILASIQAGLHHLDRREPGFYVTTLYGLRHKVMARETLRAARMELRVGQEVDTDSLGERLAQMGYRAAGLVEMPGDMAVRGGLIDVFSPRHPLPVRIELFGDEIESLRLFEPNDQRSRDTFERVEILPAGPLVVDDDTLIEALARVEAHDEVGEDDRVDMMERLQDRLHFPGIEGLAPLFHPQASYLDYLTEGDAVVWIDPEDLGERQQVLDEETHRGRLDRLQRGDPVPREEELIAPVGELRRKSAVLRHVWMGDVVLPGNVEGPVGPPAKQAVLQVRTHPQPSHRGSVAELLTDVARHADQGVDTVLFCDNRAQAGRLAELFDETAPDGLAARPALEVGSLHAGFVWEDAGVALWTDHELFQRTRRAGRRTRFRGTGRVADAQALKPGDHCVHVDHGVARFLGLRVIEVDDAEAECLLLEYAGGDRLYLPTDKLNLVERYDVPDDQEVQLHKLGGATWERQKKRARKAIMAVAQELLSLYASRQTLPGHAYSPDTHLVREMENSFVHEETRDQLAAAEAMKRDMETPRPMDRLICGDVGFGKTEVAMRGAFKAVQEGKQVAVLCPTTILAEQHRETFAQRLREFPVTVEVLSRFRTPKQQKEVLKRAKEGKVDVLVGTHRLLGRDVQFRDLGMIVVDEEQRFGVRHKEKLKQLRKEVDVLTLSATPIPRTLHLALMGARDLSIIATPPRERLPINTEVVPFSEEMVAEALRREMHRGGQVFFVHNRVETIDAVRAMVEKIVPEARVLAAHGQMHETGLESIMKEFVEGEADVLVTTMIIESGLDMPNVNTILIDRADRFGLSQLHQLRGRVGRSRHQAYAYLMVPSGQQLTREARARLSAIQEFTDLGSGYHLAMRDLEIRGAGNILGENQSGHMATIGFDLYCKMLEEEIRSLKGEGLPRLQDVKVDLRVSAYLPDETMADPEVKIRWYRELGRVTDEHGLDEIAEELRDRFGPAPEPLQALLDITRLKLRCLEAGVEEVKGLRKGVRFTFAGDQAPKSSILKSLLGGTGLPRLTFNAVQGLQMTAEVGRDQWLPAALVVSARLVDALRAAGTDGVPSRS